From a region of the Streptomyces venezuelae genome:
- the hisI gene encoding phosphoribosyl-AMP cyclohydrolase — protein sequence MSTSPRPGNLDPAIAARLKRSADGLVPAIAQQYDTGEVLMLGWMDDEALHRTLTTGRCTYWSRSRQEYWVKGDTSGHFQHVKSVALDCDADTVLVRVDQVGAACHTGARTCFDEDVLLRAAD from the coding sequence ATGAGTACGTCCCCCCGCCCCGGCAACCTCGACCCCGCCATCGCCGCGCGCCTCAAGCGCTCCGCGGACGGGCTGGTCCCGGCCATCGCCCAGCAGTACGACACCGGTGAGGTGCTCATGCTCGGCTGGATGGACGACGAGGCCCTGCACCGCACCCTGACCACCGGCCGCTGCACCTACTGGTCCCGCAGCCGCCAGGAGTACTGGGTGAAGGGGGACACCTCCGGCCACTTCCAGCACGTGAAGTCCGTCGCGCTCGACTGCGATGCCGACACCGTGCTCGTCCGGGTCGACCAGGTCGGAGCGGCCTGCCACACCGGGGCACGCACCTGTTTCGACGAAGATGTCCTCCTCCGCGCAGCCGACTAG
- a CDS encoding TIGR03085 family metal-binding protein, producing the protein MSTHAKRERLLLADLLEAAGPEAPTLCAGWTCRELAAHVVVRERRPDAAGGLLLNVLKARLDKAMEEYTAKPYEELIQLIRTGPPRMSVYALKQIDEAANAVEFYVHAEDVRRAQPDWSPRDVDPVFSDALWSRLEKLARLTGRRSPVGLVLRRPDGRTVVARKGAPVVTVTGEPAELTLFCFGRQAAASVSLDGDSSAVAKLTVAELGL; encoded by the coding sequence ATGTCTACCCATGCGAAGCGTGAACGCCTGCTCCTGGCGGATCTGTTGGAGGCGGCCGGTCCGGAGGCCCCCACGCTGTGCGCCGGCTGGACCTGTCGCGAGCTGGCCGCGCACGTGGTGGTCCGCGAGCGGCGGCCCGACGCGGCGGGCGGCCTGCTGCTGAACGTGCTGAAGGCCCGCCTGGACAAGGCGATGGAGGAGTACACGGCCAAGCCGTACGAGGAACTGATCCAGCTGATCAGGACCGGCCCGCCGAGGATGTCGGTGTACGCCCTGAAGCAGATCGACGAGGCGGCGAACGCGGTCGAGTTCTACGTCCACGCGGAGGACGTCCGCCGGGCGCAGCCGGACTGGTCCCCGCGGGACGTCGACCCGGTGTTCTCCGACGCGCTGTGGTCCCGGCTGGAGAAGCTGGCGCGCCTGACGGGGCGCCGGTCGCCGGTGGGCCTGGTGCTGAGGCGTCCCGACGGGCGGACGGTGGTGGCCCGCAAGGGCGCGCCGGTGGTGACGGTGACGGGCGAGCCGGCGGAGCTGACGCTGTTCTGCTTCGGCCGTCAGGCGGCGGCGTCGGTGTCGCTGGACGGTGACAGCTCGGCCGTCGCCAAGCTGACGGTGGCCGAACTGGGGCTGTGA